In Fragaria vesca subsp. vesca linkage group LG1, FraVesHawaii_1.0, whole genome shotgun sequence, the sequence TGATTTCTAATAAAGAAAAACCTTTTTTTTGATCTAGTGGTGTTTTCCCAAGATTCACACACTCCATGTCTTTGTTCTTTTGTCTCTTACTATTTTCATGATCGTTTCATTAAGAAAGTTTGAACCTTGTGACACTACTAGCTAGCTACTTTGTGATTTACATTTTAGCCATCTTGAATTGAATCCATGAATCCCTTCTTCCTGTTTGGAATCTGATCTAGCTTATATTATTGGTTCTGTGGACAATTCACTAAATTTTATCTCTTCTTGCTTGGTTTAGCAGATGAACACAGTCCAAGAAACAACCATGTGTACAGCAGAGACTTCCAGTCCATGCTGGACGGCTTAGACGAAGAAGGGTGCGTGGAAGAGTCCGGCCATGTCGCCGAGAAGAAGCGCCGGCTAAGCGTTGAGCAAGTGAAGGCCTTGGAGAAGAATTTCGAGGTGGAGAACAAGCTTGAGCCTGAGAGAAAAGTGAAGCTTGCCCAAGAGCTTGGTCTTCAACCAAGACAAGTTGCCGTGTGGTTCCAGAACCGCCGAGCTCGTTGGAAAACCAAGCAATTGGAACGCGATTACGGCGTTCTCAAGGCCAACTATGACTCTCTCAAGATCAGCTTTGATTCTCTCCAACATGACAATCAAGCCCTTCATAAAGAGGTACATATGATCCGCTACTAATAATTAGTGACGTTTTAGATCGACAGTCTTACAACGTAACATATTAAATCTAAAACTTGGGATCAACTTTTTGCGATTGCAGATAAAGGAATTGAAAGCGAAGTTCCAAGAAGAGAACACAGAGAGCAACCACTCAGTGAAAGAGGAGCAAATGGCTCTGGCAAACGAGTCTAGTTACAAAATGGTAATCGAGCAGAGCAAGCCACAATCTCCTGAAACCTCACCGCCAGTTTCAGGGTCCAAAGAGCTAAACTTTGAGAGCTTCAACAATACCAACTCCAATGGAGCAGTGGGAGTAGAAGTGTCATTGTTCCCGGACTTCAAAGACGGCTCATCAGACAGTGACTCAAGCGCAATCCTAAACGAGGATCAGAACAGTCCCAATGGGACTATAAACCAGCACCACCAGCTCATGCCGGCCTCCAATTCACTAAAATTCAACTGCTCTGCCTCATCGTCCTCACCTTCCTCGTCGTCAATGAATTGCTTTCAGTTCCAGAAGAGTAGCTATCAGCCTCAGTTTGTGAAGATAGAGGAGCACAATTTCTTTAGTAGTGAAGAGGCTTGTAACTTCTTCTCAGATGAGCAAGCTCCCTCACTTCAGTGGTACTGCCCAGATCAATGGAACTAATTCAAATTACAAAATCTACCTACACCCTCCCTCCAATAAAAAATTGGTATCCGAGTGAGAACCTCCAAGAATTTTGTAAAATAGGGAAGTGGGGTTGTGTACAAATGGCCTACTTTGATCTCCATTGTAAGAGAAGAAGGGAATGTAGTTGAATGGAGCAGAGGGAACTGAAGCAGCAGAGAGAGGGAGGGAGAGAATAAGAGTGAAGGGTTCACGTGGTGATGGGAGGAAGGTGATGATGGAGTAAGTCTAAGGTAAGTCTACGAAGCCGTGCGGGGGTCTGAATGATTGGGTCGTAATTGAAATCTCAGCTGTAAAAAAAGAAAGAAATCTCGGGAACCTCAAGGAGAGGAGGAAGGAGGTAGAATTCATGTAATCGAGAAAATAATCATTGTGCCTCACTTTTTCCTTCCATCCATGCTTTGCTTTCTTTCGATTCAAAAGTTGATGGACAATTTATTTCTTTTGCCATGGTCTTGCCATCTTTAGAAAAGAGAATAATGCATTATAATTATTAAAAATAATAATAATAATTTTTCAATATGCATTGTGAATTTGAAAAGCATTCAAATAAAATTCATCTTATTGGGTTTTAAAGATTCGTAAGGACAGTATAAGGACTTCATATATCATATATGTTCATATTCTTTTGTTTTAGTAAGGGTTATGTACGTGATGAGTAAAGAAACATACGTGGTTCAGTTTGTTTGACGTACAACGTGAAATGTCAACTTTTGTAAATGTGCATGTTAAAACTGAATGGCCTCTCTCTTGAACTCCTCATTCTAATCTTTTTTATCAGGCTCACAAATTTGAGTTGAGACGTCAGCATATAACATGTAAAGATTGTAAGACAAACAAAATCTAAGACATGATTTTGTCAAAGTGTTGCGAAAATATGGTCAATTTGTTAACTTTGTACAAAATTGCCTATGGGTGGTGTCATATGATTTTAGAGTTGAGAGTTTCAGATGAAGGCAAGTACGCATTGTCGTGGTCAATGATCTGAAAAACGCTAGGCGCTAGTCGCTAGTCGGGCAAACAGCCGGCGCGTAACACCCAGAGGATTAATCGGACACCTAGGCGGTTTTGTATTTTCCATATTTTATATTTTTTGATAGCAAATAAAATATAAAAATAAATTTATATAATACATTATAATGTTCCAAAATAGCAAATATACTTCAAAAATAAATAATTTGGTCAACTACTATGTTCTTAGAAATAAAAAAGAACAATTTGAAATAAACAAATTAGATTCTTACGACGTCCATTGTAGGTCTTTCTGTGTTTAGAAGACTGTTGTCGAGGTCGTCTTTGTGTTTTGAGTTTAGGTAGGCTTTGATATGTATTGATTTAAAAAAAAAAAAAATACTAATCAGGCCGCCCAGTTGCACCGTCTAGGCGGCCGTTTCTCGCGTTGGCGCCCAGGTTGAACGATTAGTCGGAAATCAGAATGGTGAGCTGACGCCTAGCACCTAGGTGGCCCTCGACGGCGTTTTTAGGAGAAATTTTGAAAACTAACCAACATTTGGTCATCAAAATGGTTTTTAACCTCCTTTTATCATTTAGCTGAAGACTAACCATTTTATAAGGTAAAAAGTCTATTAAGCCCTTCCTTTTACAAAGTAAAAGGTCTACACCAACAAATTTGAGGATGAGAATAATCAAGGTAATCACGAAACTCTTAGTTTCACTAAATCTCTTATTCAATTTTGAAAGATTGAGACCGGTTCATCTTTCGTATCCATAACCCAATTGTTTATATGTTATTCTCTCTAGTCCTTTTGTCTTTCTTGAGGTGTGAAAATGAACATGTGATGAGAGATATATGATCGATCATTGGGTAGATTGGGTACATCGTTTTTGTTATTTTCATAGGTGTAGACTTTCTGAATAGTAATCGGATGCAAATAAAAACGTTGGAGACCTTTTATTTTGTAAAATTATTATTTTTTCCTTGCAACTAAATAAGGGCTTAGCAGACTTTTTATCTTGTAAAATGGTTAGTTTTCAGCTAAATGAAAAAGAATGTTAAAAACCATTTTGATGACCAAAAATTGGTTAGTTTTCAAAATTTCTCGTTTTTTAGAACATTGGTCGTAGTATATCATGATCTGACATCTTATTAGGCTACATGTGTTCATAACGCGCAAGCGAGAAAATAACTGAAAAGAAGTAAGACGATAGTGATAGTTTGGCTTCATTTCGCTCCACAAATAAAAATCAACGGTAACTTTTTTTTTTTTTTGAAAAGAAATTAACGGAACTTAAACAAACCAAATGTATGTATTTTTCACCCTAATCCATTTCAGGAATTAATTGCCTAATAGTGTCGAAGTACAACATATGTGTTGTGTTGTACGGATTTCAGAATTTTTGACCAATAGAATCAGGCTATTCCAATACACTCTAGATGAATATGCCTAAACGGCCATATTCAGCAGCAGCATCTAAACAGGACATAAGCGCCAAAATGGCCTGAAAAAACATACATCATTATCAAGGTAACAGCAACAGCTCTCGGTAGTCGTCGAGCCTCGCCCAATTGGCGCTAGGACGCGACCTCACGTGCGATGCCAAGAAGGCACAACAAAGCTTTGTTGAAACCATTTGGGACTTCAATCCCACATCGATAAGGAAAGCTCAACTCTTTCTCTCGGCTATAGAATGCATCATTCTCTCTGTAATAACGCATTTACTACTTACCTATTGTTATTCTGTCCACATAAATACATTGACTGACTTAGGCATCGTAGTAGCAAAGACCACCAGACGCGGTCTTCTTTCCTAACGACCTTTTGTATTTCCCTTGACATGATTTGGGTCTCGTTTGTAGTCATTGAAAAGCCAAAATCAGATCCTTCTCTGCCAGAGATAGAGATTAAGCAACATTTAATCCACGACATCAACACACTCATTACCAGAAGTGAAAGAAAATAAAATATTAAATGGATCAATTAAAAGTAGGATAAGCTTACGGTGTGTTAAAGTTTCTCATACATCAACTTTTAATAACTCATTTTATCACTTTAGTGACACATGTTACCACTTTTCAACACATATGGTAACTATTTAGAAAATTTACCGCTTTAAGAACTCATGTTACCAGAAAATAACCAAAAGATTATACATTGTCTAAGAGAGCGAGAGCCTAAGAGAAAGTGTCAAGCGCCCTTCCCTATCTGGCGACGAGCCCCCTTATCATCGTCGGACAAGCCTTTTCGGCCCCATGTGGGTCTGGAATAAGCCGGATTTTTCAATTGTGGTTCTTTATCATGTCGAGAATTCTTGGTTAGCGGTTTGTAGGATGTTGAGGGATGAAGATGCGCATGTGATTGGGCGTTAGGATACCCCTCGTTTGGCTGGCCGACAGAGGGGATTAGATGCGCGACTCCGACGACTGTTAGGTTGTGGAGTGGCTGTGGCTGTGGCTGTGGCGGCGCGACCCTGGTTTGTTCCGGTCACTTCAATCTAGGTCGATAATCCTTTGGATCTGATATGGGAACGTGACTACTAGCCAAGGGGAGGGCGGTAGACATGGTGGAATGGGCGATCCGCTGCTACATACAAGGCGGCTTAGGTGGTGAGCCTGCGGCGATGGACGACGTTGGGATTGACAAGGCTCGGCTGGCTGCATGTCTTGTCCTGGCATCTTATGTAGAGGCTTAAGCCTGGGCTTATTTTTTAGGCACGGGTTTGTGTGTGGTAATTGTCTGTTTAAGCTATTTTGGTTTTTTAGTTGTAATTTACTTTACGTTTACAATAAATCCTAATCTTTATTTGGTCTGGATATGTGGGTTACATCCCGGCTTGCGCGTCTTGCGTACCATGTTTGCTCTGGGAAAACGGCGAGTTCCTGGCTTCGTCAAATGGTTGCAGCCTTCTAATAGCAAGATGAAACTCAATGTCACTGGTAATATCTTCTAGTGGCAAATAATAGAAAAACTGATAGATGTTTAACCCCTTCTGCATGAGCATTGTCTTTCTGGTAAGTCGCAAAAATTGTAAAGTAAATGGAGTAGTCAATGATGCACTCCTTGTTAAATGGTGCTTGCTAGAATGCATAGGATTGAAAACTCCTAGTATTATTTCGGGATGTTTATGCAACATATGCAGTTTAGGCTTTATTTCTCCCTTTTGTATTATGCGGTTTTGTTAATGGTTAGGGCATGAGGGTAGCCGTTTAGCCCATATTACCAAAAAAAAAAAAAAAAAAAAACAAAACCCTCATGTTACCAAGGATTAATATAACTACTTTTATGACTCATTTGCCGCTTTTACAGTAATATTGTATGCATGTCACATATTAGATCATTGTAGAATTTTCATTAAAATAAATAGTTCACCTATAGAGCAATCATCATACGTGACAGTTCAGAACTACATAATTTTGTTTAAAACTATAAGGTGTAAATAAAATCTAGTTGAAGTACAAGGATGTCAAAATTTTCAAGTGTAAAACTACATAATCGTGTTTCCTCATAACATGCATGTCACAAGATTATGTACAAATAAATGTCGTAATTATTGACCAAAAACAATATATCGTAGTAAGTACTATCAGATTTTATGTACTTGGAAGCTGGAACCATTTTCCACTTCCCATACTTGCCACTTTACCAGTTTCTATTTGCACATGGTTCTTTTGGCCCTAAATGGGTGAGGGGAAACCTCTCTAGTCTCTACATTGGAAAATTCGTACCTTGGTTTCCCTTTTAATTCCCAAGGGGACAGTACCACTCGATTCATGTTACATAATTATATGACCCCTCATCTTGGGACTCAATTTTTATGAGCTCTAACTTGCATGAGTGTATCGACTTGCAGCTAAAACCACGCAAGGGACTTCTATTTGCTAAGTCAATTTTGGAATTTGGATACACTATCCGAGTTATAACTGAGTTAGAACACTTGAACTCGATGACCAAGACTTATAGAAAGTACGTGGGATTTATTTCTAAGAATGTGATTGATAACAAAGCATGCCTCTTTAGGAATAAGGGAGGGTGGAAGACATTCATGCCTAAATTAATTTTTTCGACTCTTTTCTGCAAGTTATAATCAGACAGTCATATATTTACTTCGTGCACAATTTTTTTTTTGTTTGTTTTCTACTCATATCTTGAGAAAAAAAAAATAAGATGGTTGGTTGAAAATTTCACACATATCATCTGTCGAGACAATTTATCAAACATCTTACGTGTATTTTAAAAACGCAATTTACTACTGATATGAAACAACTTTCAAGAAAACTTCACCTGATCTTACATAGCGACGTTTGCAACGGCTCCCAGAAAGCCTCGATCCCGATACGATCGGAATCCAAAAGAGCACTGAAATCGGGAGCAAACCCAGCACGAACGACAGCAAAGGATTTAAGACTTCAAGAAAGCAGAAACGGGGGAAATAGATCGTACCAACCACATAATCGCCAGCTTTTTTACTCCAAAATCAAATGCCCAAAAGAAAAAGCAGAAAAGAGTGATGATTAAAGAAAGAAAACCCTAGAAAGATGCGCCCCATGATTGATAACTGGATCCCAATATACGTGCGCCCTTCATCTGCCATCCGCAGCGTTTTTAACTTGCAAAGCTTTAATGGAAATTTTTATGTTCTCCGTTCGAGCTTAAACCTGAACACAGTGAAGGAGCACGAGTGCATGGTTTTGATTTTTCTGAAAAAGAAGAAGATAGTGAAGATCTTTATGTAAGTTCAAATGACAGGCATTCACTTTAGTAAAAATACATTTCAGATGACATTTCATTCATTCTTGTTCATCCAAAGAGAACTTCATTGCCGCTCGATCTTTCTTGTTTTGGCTCCTTAAGATGGTGTCCAAGTCATCATAATTGACCCTTCCCCAAAACATAGTTTTTGGGTCAAGGAGTTCCGATACTAATTTGACATGTGAGTTGTATATATATTGAGACGCAATGTCGATAACGTTAAGACTGATTGAGTTATATACATATTTAATCTGAATAAGAGTTGTTAAATCCATTTGAAGTAATATGTTGCTACTCAAATGAAGCTTTGTTGTGTAAGACGAAGTCATGTTTTATCTATAGTTCAACTTCTAGAATCGATTGGACGGTGTCCAACGTGGTATACCTAGGGCGGTGTTTGATGTGTTGTATTCAGTTATTCTCAATCTGAAACATACAAGATTTAGTTATTTGGCGAGGTTATAAACTCTTTGAACATCGAATAACTTCTCTTAAGCACTCAAGAAAAAGCGAAGTTGTTCTAATACTCTATAGGCTTGCTAAAAATGAAACTTATATATGTTTTTAATGAATAATATTTGTTAATAGTACAGTATGCCTGAGATGCTATAAACAGGTTTTATGTTTTAAATATATTACGGTATTTGGCTTTCAATTTTATTAGCATGATACTACATTTCAAGAAGAAACAATAAATCTAATACGTGCATGGTTAGTTTTTTTTTTTTTCTTTAGTCGGATTTGGAACTCAACATACTTTGAGAGGCTTTGTCCTATTAAGAATAAGGTAGATCATACGACGAGGGAGGACATGTACCCTTCCCCTTGTGAATTAGTACAATAATCCTCATCGAATGCGTCCCAAATAATAACCGGAGCCTTGTTTAACCAATACTCATCACTTAATTTATCTCAAACGATTAATACTAATACGAAAAATAAAATCCTTTTGCAAATCAACAATGGTACGTACTACAAGCAAAAAATTTCCAGATCTAAGGTTATTCTTTTCCCACGATCCATTGAACCCAAGAAGCACACTAGCATGACTAACTCGAAAGTAGTAAAAAGGAGATGATCTTTTGCTTTATTTCCCCCAACTCGTTTTACATTTTTGGATTCCAGCAACGACTGACTTGTGCCGAGTACGGCTTTGGCAGATAGCGCAAGACCCGCTCACTTCACTCGCTCTGAGTCTGAACCTCTCTGATTTTCTCGACCAAGTTGCACATGGCGTTTGGCTCCCTCTGGCCTCTGCAACTCTCCCTCTCCTCTCTGTCTCATATTCTGCTCCATCCTCCTGCTTTTCGTGATTGTGCGTCCGATCCTCCTTTGGATTCATTATCTCCACCGTGTACGGTGATGGGACCCCTTTCCGACGTATCTGTTGGCTCCCAATTTAAGATCAGATCTCTTATTTATTATTCCCAACAAATTCATAGCCCTACCAATCCCATGAATTAGCAATATTTACTTTTTGATTCTACATTTTCTGGATAAACAAAAAAAAAAGAAGGAGCGAGAGAGAATTGCACAATCTTGCCCCGTATCATTTGGTTAATTAAAATGGTCTTATACTTACAAGTAGGAGGTTGTAAGTTCGATTCACGAAAAATTAGTTGTATTTGAATTGTTTATCTAATAAAAAAACAAACTATACAGTTTTATCTTTACCGTAAGCAGTAACTGAATTTGCATGTTATGTGTTACGTGTTACGTGTTTTTATATTCTAAGTTCATCGATCGATTTTAACTTGAGTATTCACTTTAGTTCAATATCAACGTAAGTACCAAATTGTCGAAGAAATGCTTGAGATCACCCTGTACGTTTGTTCTTTTTGACAAATAGCCGCTCTTGATTGACATTTGGTTATGTGTAAGTTAAAAACTCATGTATACCATTCAAGGGGCGAGAAGAATTATTACGCTCTATATTTCTTCATTTCGGTACTATGACATGATCATGATCAGTAGTTATGTGAGAAGAATTGACTCCAAAAGAGTGGACTCGACGTGTACCTAAACAAGCCAGGCTATACGAACTTGTTCATCATATTCGCCGCTACTATGAATAGAGAAAATCAAACTCAATGTGTGTCATCATATTCCCCCATTTCTTTTTGGTACTTATGTCAGGGATATTGTTTATTTCTCTCCCCTTGTTTAGGAACACACAGCTTGTTCATCCATGACTAGGGATGGCAATGGGTAGGGTAGGGTACGGGGATCAAAATACCGTACCCATACTTTTTTACATTTCTCATCCCCGTACCCGTAATTAGATAATGGGGATTCCCCGTACCCGTACCCTTTGGGGATTACGTTTCCATACCCGTACCTGTTAACAATTATGTATTAAATTTTTTTTTTTCAATATGAAATACAATTATATAAAAGTATGAAATTAAAATTAAATACCAAAATAAATAAGTTTCATTCTAATAAAAATAAATACAAGTCTTGGTTAAAACAGAACAATACCGGTAAATTTCATTAAGAGAATAACAATATATAATAAAAAGGAATGTCCATTAAATGTTTATTAAGAGAATCACAAATTTTTTTACATAAATATTTATTTATAAATTATATATAAATATATATATATAATAATAATAAATTATATAATTATATATAATAATATTTTTCATCTTTAATAGGTGGGGATGGGACGAATATCAAAATACCATACCCGGCCCGAATCCAATTTAAGAATCCGAATACTGAGAATCCTCATCCCCGTTACCCGTTTATACTTGTATATCTTCTCCGTTAGGGTCGAATACCCGTGGGTACCTTACCCACTTAGAATTATTGCCATCCCTGTCCATGACGTGCTAATTAGCACTATTTGCATAGTACTTAATTAGTGTTGTTAATCATAATTAACAAATCCAAAAAACGCTCCTAATCGCGTTGTAGAGGTTGTGGGAAACAGAGAGGAGATTCCAACAATCCCCCATGCAGTTTGCCAGTTTGCTCTTCCTTTCTTCTTCTAGCCACGTGGACCCTTTTGGCTTTTAGCTAGCTAGCTAAGCCTAGCTAAGCCTAGCTTTTGGAGCAAAGCTCTGGCGCCTCCATGTGGTCACCACCACCGGGGAAAAAGCATGAGAGGTCCCCTTTGCATTTTCTGGGTGGGTCCCGCCGGCCCTTTCTTTCGCAAGGTGGTATTGGTAGAGCCATGTGAGGTGGGGTCCTTTTGGGTGCATTTAATATTAAATGGGGGGAAAACGAAGTCGTTTTCGTGGCTGTCGCCGTCACCTAGATGGAAGTTGCGAGAGAGAGAGATAGAAAGGTCCCAATTGGTGACAGCTCATCTGGTACGTGCCGCGTATCGCAGGGGAATAGAAACCCTCTTCACACGTAACAGGTGGCTCCGGAAGCAAATTTTTACGGTGGTTGAATTCTAACGGTGGAATTTTTTTAGAATATCTCACATGAAGTTTTGGAAATTTTTTGAGACGGGGAAATGAAAAATACAAAATAAAACCTTTAAAGCAGCCTAAACTATGAGAGTCAAAATAAAAGATATGAAGAGCAGTCATAAAAAGAGAGTCTAGGCCAATATCCGACATTAATCATAGGAAAAGAATCCAGCCAATAATCTAACATCCATGGAATGACCAGGAAATGTTAAATCGTGTGCCACAAAATTGCCTCTAGATATGAGAAAACTCAATATGATAAGACTGAGTGGCCAAAATCCTGTTATCATGAACTAATGTTTTGATTCTCCATGGCGCGTTGCTATTTTCTTGTTGATACAATCAATTAAAATCTTTGAGTCTCCCTCAATCTTGATCTTTAAATGGTTGTGTAGCAATGCAGCCTGTAAGCTTACTCCGAGGCCATAAGCCTCAGCAACCAGAACATTAGAGTGTCCAAGCTGAATGCTCCATGTCATTCAATTTATGACATTATTTTGATAGCACATAAAATTTTAGCATGGCTTTGCCAAAAAAAATTATAACTCCTTATATAGTTCTAAAGATTGATCTTGAAAAACTTATGATTTTTTAGATTGGAATTATATTCAGGCTTGCTTACTTCTTACTTTCTTAGGTTTGGTTTTTGTTTTGTTTGGGTTGATCGTATCATATATAACCTGCATCAAGAAGGTTACCTTTTCTGTTTTAGTTAATGGTAAGCCTACAACTCCTTTTAAACCACTACGTGGTCTAGGCCAAGGTGATCCACTTTCACGAAGTTTCAGAAGTTAGCAAATAGAAAAGGTCACATTTTACGACTTAGATTTAACCGTTAAAATTTAATCAGGCCTTAAACATTCAAAATCATGCCGGGTGAACAGGACTGTTACATTGCAAGTGAACTAGGGAGATTGGAGCATCTCCAAATTCCTTGAGCAAAAACACATTGAAATTAGTGCAGTGGTTAGCACATTCATTATCATTGTCACATAAGGGACATAAGGGACATGATGATTATCATCGACATCCATCATTCCAAACGGAGATTTCTTCCAAATGTAGAGAGTCTTATCTAGCTAGTTAATTGACGAGAGCGTATTCAGCGCACCCGTCCATCTCCGTCGTCCATTTGACGCGGACTTTTGATTTTTTCAAAATGAACGGTGAAGATGGACGGTGCGCTGTATAATTTTCATTAATTGACTTATGTTTTGCAAGCAGGATCGGAGCTTATGGTCTTTTTTGGACGACTCGGCATCTCTCAGTCTCAGCCATCTTCAAGTGAAAAGTGACTGTCACCTTCAGTATAAGGCGTGAAGCATTCGCTTTCGATACTTGTCCGGCCGTCCGGGAATGAATCCGGCCTCATGTCGGGGTTGATGTGTACGACTGAATTTCAGGAGCTAACCAACAACTCCTCGAAATAAAGCAAACCCTAGTGAATTAGGAATGAACGGAGTCGATCGATCAGTTGAGTCGTCTACAATGACGTTGGAATAAACAAGAACGTAGCTGAAGCTTTCTGCGTGTACAAACTTCTGAAAATTTGTTAAAGGCGGAATCTCTTTGTTGTCTCTTTTTCCCACTGCAGGTGCTTCACGTTGGTTTCTATTTTATGACTTCGCTTTCATCTTTCTGCTTCCACTCTCTCTACAATAATATGCATTCTTTCCTACCCTCTCATGCAATTTGGTGCTCTTGATTCTTCAACTCAATTTTTCAATTTAGGTTTTTGCAGGCAGCCTACATATGAAGTGGCATGCTCCACTTTGTTATTACAACAAATACCATTGTTTTTGCACTTCATACATAACCAAAAAAGCTCCCATCGTTTTCTTTTGGCTATGCTTTTCCTCCTAAATGATTTTTTTAGGTTTAGGGAAGTCGCATTGTCTATTCATACTAGAAGAAGAATTAAAGATCGTAGATAGACACGATTTGAAGTTACGCTTCAAGCCAAATCAGTACATCGATCATATCAGGAAGGTTTGATGAATAGATGATTTAAAGAGGCACAATATGTGATTAATACTTTCCATCCCTATAGCTCAATGTTAAAACACCTCCAAATATGTACGTGGCAAAGAAGCTAGCTAGCTTATTTTCAAACAATTTGATGGAGACATGAAATGGGGTATGATCCAGTTAGTTTACATATATCCTAGAACATGAGGAAGATAACAACCAAACGGACCCATATGTATCTCACCCATGACATGGTCCTCAAACACCCTTCACATCTTCACCCAAAGATATAAATAGAGATGGAGATGGGTTCACAAATTGATATTGATGATGCACAAATGGTCAATGAAATAGTTGATTATATGCTAAAAAATGTACATCCACATATCACAACAAGTTTGTGTATGGTATGTGTACATAAAGTTATATAAGCATCACCATCACATATACAATGACTCGAATAAAGACTAGCTTGGATAATGAAGCTGGTGAGTGACATAGCAAGGTGTCTGGTGGGAGGGGTTTTCCTTTTATGATTTAAGTAGAAAAATCGAGGATTTGATCCTGTCATTTGGGTATTTGGAATCCTAATTCCTAATATATGCTCTAGCTAGCACACCCTAT encodes:
- the LOC101309384 gene encoding homeobox-leucine zipper protein ATHB-6-like; the protein is MKRLGSSDSLGALISICPTTTDEHSPRNNHVYSRDFQSMLDGLDEEGCVEESGHVAEKKRRLSVEQVKALEKNFEVENKLEPERKVKLAQELGLQPRQVAVWFQNRRARWKTKQLERDYGVLKANYDSLKISFDSLQHDNQALHKEIKELKAKFQEENTESNHSVKEEQMALANESSYKMVIEQSKPQSPETSPPVSGSKELNFESFNNTNSNGAVGVEVSLFPDFKDGSSDSDSSAILNEDQNSPNGTINQHHQLMPASNSLKFNCSASSSSPSSSSMNCFQFQKSSYQPQFVKIEEHNFFSSEEACNFFSDEQAPSLQWYCPDQWN